Part of the Diabrotica virgifera virgifera chromosome 6, PGI_DIABVI_V3a genome, ttcacaattattattaaaataataaatggatatgaccaattattaacttataaaataaaataataattcttctgatttatgccttttattcactttgttatatctaggttacttaaaagattttttatgaatacatagtattattagggtattaatagtattaatttattttctgaaatacagggcatgccttcgtttacatatttgcatactaaccttttaatagggcttttcattcacagtcatttgtttggagcttctgtcataattgaaacgttattcctgcagatttttttatctacatttgtttctgctactccaactgcgttaaaaacaggacaccattttattcactatgttaataatactattaaagctattataaaactatccgaattaaaaaaatattcttaaaaagcacaaataaaatACAACGATCCACCCACGGCAAAGCAAGGTGgccaagatgaagatgccaagatggccgaagcgaggtcgttggttggtcgtttttagtcacgtgatgccctctcaagcgccatgcacaaaaatatatgcacggcgaatttgaaaatgaacgcaaaagaaataaatataaatgcctctcttgggttttgcataagttataagtatttttttttattaacaaaatcgcattccaaattgaatattcgcgaacaataatttttattacatttgtatgtttataatattgtattaattgaacttgggaaactctttaaatttgacatattattgcactgtaggcctaaagtgtcacttagtttgtctggtatgttataagtaatgttgtatctgttacacgtatgtattatttcgcaacttaaaatataggaacattggtagtatgttcacagaatgtcttatggtaacattccaggaataatttaaacagatgttcaccgaatgttccctaaatgtccaggacattcaaatattgatagaactttggtagtacattcctggaatgttgtgtgttgttagggctTTTCCCCTGCACTGTCTTTGTGAGTGCCCAAATCTTAGGCATTTGAAGCATTGCTGTACAGGAGGGATGTATGGATCTACTGTTACCAAGTTTGAATATATGATTATTTCTTTAGGGGGAGTTCTTACGTCAAAGAGTAGTTGTACAGTTCCTGTTGGAATGTATGTAACGGTCCCATTGCTATCTAAAACTCTTCTGTTAAGTCTTCTGGCCGATATAATTTTcacgtttttttgtaatttactgtCGTTAACTATGTTTTCCATTGAAATATTTATACTTACATCTCTAATAATACCCCTTGATGTTAGCATTTTTTGAGGTATATAAGCAAGAAATCCTTTCTCAAGGATTTCTGTGCTATTTAGTACCATATTTGCCTGTTTGGAGGTGTTAAAAATTACTCCAATTCTATTCATGCCTTTTCTACTAATTTCTTTAATTCCAGTCGTACCCATTGTATGAAATACTTTCCCAATATCCATAGGATGGATATTTCCTGCTTTTCCCTTGTCACTCTCTATCATAATAAGGAATGGGCCGAAGTCAGTGTCCTTGTATTCAACTTTTCTTCTACTAATATTTTCAATCCTAGATGATAAGTTATTAACTTCTGTTAACATGATCTGATCGTTTtggaatttattttttaaagcacagagttctttttctattaaattaatgttatttttatgtctcggGGCTAGCATGtgtatggaatttaaaaaaatttgcgaGTTCAATGAAAGCAAAGCATAGATCCCGCCCCCTTTGTCAGGGGGGCC contains:
- the LOC126886056 gene encoding uncharacterized protein LOC126886056 encodes the protein MDTNSPGPPDKGGGIYALLSLNSQIFLNSIHMLAPRHKNNINLIEKELCALKNKFQNDQIMLTEVNNLSSRIENISRRKVEYKDTDFGPFLIMIESDKGKAGNIHPMDIGKVFHTMGTTGIKEISRKGMNRIGVIFNTSKQANMVLNSTEILEKGFLAYIPQKMLTSRGIIRDVSINISMENIVNDSKLQKNVKIISARRLNRRVLDSNGTVTYIPTGTVQLLFDVRTPPKEIIIYSNLVTVDPYIPPVQQCFKCLRFGHSQRQCRGKGARCPKCSDEHTVQSCTVSVPKCLYCDLDHLATNKICKEFERQKKINEVMVFQDLTFFEAAKLFPPIKEKPENSRMFQRRSRVFPSLLSSSPRAFTQALQKSPSSTPHFQSQSHVVPVKRKNKVILKDISYDKEAHKALLNEDLSRNLPRLPILNKLNDSQKYTGSQVPSFALSLTSNRVHSQDSVFSKNVDLTSDNNMDFAGFDESHNTSNFSKSSVD